The region GCTCGGACGGAGTGGGGGCGGCTGCTGGGGGGTGTTCAGAATGTTTCCTACGAGGCGGATGCCAAGGAACGGCGGCTGGAGGGGATACTGCTGGGGTTTGCGGTAAGTGAGAAGACTCGGGCGGCGGTGCTGAGTCAATCCAAGGATGGGGGGATTGCGGATCAGGCTGCGGCTCAGTTTGATTTGAGTGGCGGGGGGAAGAAAGGTGCGGGGAAGGGCTTGAGGGTGATGGCTGGGGGTGGATCTCCGGATGATGCTCAGGCTGCGGTGATGGCTGGGCTTTTGTTGGGGTCTCCGGAGTTTCAGCGGCGGTAGGAGGGAAGGTGCCGCTTCATGGCGAACAGACTGAGTTGATCAAGATTGATAAGAGCGATCGAGACTGATAGGACAGACAAAGACAAGAGCAAGAGCAACGGCAACGACCAATACGGAGGTTCTGAGCTTCGCTCAGAATGACGACGTAAGATGAGCAACTTTGTTGTAGGCGTAGAGTTTTACTGAGTAGGGGTTATCTGACATGGCGAACATTCGGCAGACACTGATGGACCGGAGCGACTGGGGTTGCGATATGCAGGGGCGGGATGTCGCGCGGCGCGGGTTGGCGGGTGGGGCTACTCGGCGAGGGTTTATGAAAGGTGGGGCGCTGGCGCTGATTGGGACCTCTGTGATTCCGGGGTTTCTGCTGCGGAGCGTGATGGCGGAGGCTACTACGGCGGCGGCCTCGAACAAGAGGCTGGTGGTTCTGTTTCAGCGTGGGGCTGCGGATGGACTGAACATTGTCGTGCCTTATCAAGAGAAGAACTACTATGCGATGCGGCCTACGATCGCGATTCAGCAGAAGGATGTGCTGGACCTGAATGGGTTCTTTGGGTTGCATCCGGCGATGGCGGCCTTCAAACCGCTGTATGACCAGGGACATCTGGCGGTGATTCATGCGGCGGGGTCGACGGATACGACGCGGTCGCACTTTGATGCGCAGGATTTTATGGAGTCGGGGACTCCTGGGGTGAAGTCGACCCAGGATGGCTGGTTGAATCGGGCGCTGCTGGCTGGGCCGGTGCCGGCGGGTGCGCCTTCGGCGTTTCGGGCGGTGGCGCTGGGGACACAGGTGCCGCGGACGCTGCAGGGGAAGATGCCGGCGATTGCGGTGAGTAATCTGGCGGATTTTTCTGTGGGCGGGAAAGGTCCGACCACTTCGGCGATTTCGAATGCGTTTCAGGCGATGTATGACGAGAGCTCCGACGCGGTGCTGCATGGGACGGGGCAGGAGACGTTTGAGGCGGTGAAGATGCTGAAGGCTGCCGATCCGGCGCACTATCAGCCGGCGGCGGGGGTGACGTATCCGAATACTCCGTTTGGGAACTCGCTGAAGCAGATTGCGCAGTTGATGAAGGCGAACCTTGGGGTAGAGGCTGCGTTTTCAGATATCGGGGGATGGGATACGCACCAGAACCAGGGGGCGGCTACGGGGCAGTTGGCGAATCGGCTGACCGAGTTTGCGAATGGGATTGCGGCGTTCTGGAAGGATATGGGCGACGGCGCGGAGAACATTACGCTGGTGACGATGAGCGAGTTCGGCCGGACGGCGAAGCAGAATGGGACGGGCGGGACCGACCACGGACATGCGAATGCGATGTTCGTGCTGGGCGGTACGGTGAAGGGTGGGAAGGTGTATGGAAAGTGGCCGGGGCTGGATAACGCTCAGTTGAATGAGGGCAGGGACCTGGCGGTGACGACGGATTTCCGCCGGGTGCTGGGCGAGGCTGCTTATAAGACTTTGGGTGCGCGGAAGCTGGAGACGGTGTTTCCGGGTGCACAGCTTGATCCTTCAGGGTTCCTGAATTTTGTGTAACCCGCTTGGTTTCAGTACTGGTGCGTTGGTTGTAGAGACGACTTTGGGATAGTACCCTTATTCTTCATTTACGGAACAACTTTTTCGCGGGTTCCGCGTCTTAATGAATGTAGCAAGCGCCGAACTTTCAGTTCCCTCGGTTCGGTTTCCCCTATCTGCAACACCACTCCCTACCTATATGTAAGGCGCCCTGAATATCGGGCGCCTTCACTTCTTTAAGACAGTGAAATGCAGTGTGGCGTTAGTGGTGAGGTAGTGGTGGGGCAGTGAGAAACCAGTTAGGAGAGGCCTAAGCGGCGATCGAGGGCGAGGGTGCCGGAGCCGGTGAGGACGAGGAGGAGGGCCATGGCGATGAGGGCGAGGGTGTACTCGGAGCCGGCGTAGCCGTGGTGGAGGTTGACCTTGATGAGGGCTACGAGCATGTTGCCGGCGACCATGAAGGCGGCGGATCGGGTAAGGAAGCCGAGGACGAGGCAGAGGCCGCCGAGGAACTCTGTGCAGACGGAGACGTAGCCGAGCCAGTAGGGGAGGCCGAGGGAGACGACGAAGTGGTTGAAGTAGTCGAATCCGCCGAGGGGGTTGGAGCGGTGGAGGCCGCCGGGTGGGATGAGGTGCTGGTAGCCGTGGTAGGTCATGGCGACGCCGAGGACGATGCGGAGGAGGCAGATGCCCCAGGGTTGGAGTCGGTTGAGCTGGCGGGTCATTTGGGTTGATTCTAAGCGATTTCCTGCGCGAATTTAGTGGAGGTATTCGTCAAGGAAACGTTGGATGACGGTGGGGAACTGAGGGTCCTGGGGGGAGATGAGGTGGGTGGTGCGGCTGGGGGCGTGGGCATTGCGGTAGAGGGTTTCCGGGGTTGCGTGGGGGGTGATGGGGCTGGGGCCGGTGGTGAGGAGGAGCTTGGGGGTGGTGAGGGTGGAGAGGGTGGGGGCGATGAGGAATTGCTCGTGGAAGAGAAGGGAGAGGGGGACGAGGCCGGCGCGGGAGTCGGCGCGGGCCTGGGTTAGGACGTCGGGGACGGCGGATTCGAGGATAACGGCGGGGAGCTCGGGGTGGCGGGCGGCAAGGGTGGCGGCGAGGGATGCGCCGAGGCCGACGCCGTAGGGGACGATGGTCTGGGGGCGGATGTGGCGGGTGTTGATGAGGTAGTCGAGTGCGGACTCGGCATCTTCGGTCATGCGCAGCTCGGTGGGGTGCTGGGTGCGGGCGCTGGCGCCGAAGCCGCGGTAGTCGAAGGCGAAGAGATTGAGGGGGAGGGTGTGGAGCTGGGTGAGGGTGGCGGCGTTGGCGGCGAGGCTGCCGGTGGCGTCGGGGAGGTAGAGGATGGTGCGGTCTGAGGGGGTTGAGGCGGGAAGGTAGAGGCCGGAGAGGGCTGGCTGGCCGGTTTCGGCTGCGCCGAAGCGGATGGTGGTGGCGTCGGGGAGGGTAAGGGCCTCGGTGGAGACGGTAGGGTGGAGGACGAGCTGCCATTGGCCCTGATAGACGAGGAGGCAGAGGGTGAGATAGGCGCAGATGAGTGCGGCGGCGATGGTGATGCCGACGGCTTTGAGGAGCCAGATAGGATTGACGACTTCTGGTGGGCCTGCGGGGGGTCGCGGAGGGTATTGACGAGGGGTGGGGACGTGCTTCTTCTGCTTAGGGTTTGCCATCTGGTTCCTCTGCGAGGGTAGCAGAGTGAGGTCGTTTAAGATGGAGGTGAGGTGCTTATGGCGCAGTGGGTTCGATTGTTTGGGGTGGGTGAGGGGCCGGAAGAAGGCAAGGTGATGGAGGCGGAGGTCGAGGGGGTTTCGATCTGCGTGGCGAAGACGGGTGGGGAGCTTTGTGCGGTGGATAACTGGTGTCCGCATCGGCGGGGGCCGCTGGGGCAGGGGTGGATGGAGGGAAACGCGGTGGTGTGTCCGTGGCACTCGTGGGCGTTCGATGTGAGGACAGGGATTGCGGACTATCCGGAGAAGGAACGGGTGGATGTGTTTCCGCTGAAGGTTGAAGGGGACGATGTGCTGGTGGACATTTCCTGAAGCCGGATTGCGATTTGAATGATTTCCACATGAGAATGGTTGGGGAAAGAAACTCTTTGCACTGATTGTGTGTCACACCCTATATGCTGCGAATGGCCCAACCGTGCGGACGGCTGCACGGTGGATCGTTGGAGGAGAAAGATATGAAGCTACGCAATCTTTTGCTCGCTGTATTTGGTCTGGTTGTGCTTGCCGGTTCCGTTATCCCGGCCAGCGCTGAGTACCACCACCACCGCCGTCATCATCACTATCACCATCGCTAGACTGCGGTCTGCAAGCGAGAGCGAAACCCGGCCAAGTGCCGGGTTTTTCTTTGCGTGGTTGTAATGAGAATGAGAGGTTTCAGCCTGATAGAATTGATTGAATCTACGCCAAAAAGCAGGAGATGCAATGCAGGCTGTGCTGGCGCTCGAAGACGGGCGCATCTTTCGCGGTAAAGGATACGGGGCCGCGACCGAATGCTCCGGTGAGGTGGTGTTCAATACCTCGTTGACCGGCTACCAGGAGATCTTTACCGATCCTTCTTATGCGGGTCAGATTGTCGTTCTGACGAATCCTCACATTGGGAACTATGGGACTACTCCGCATGATGCGGAGAGTGCGAAGCCGATGATCGAAGGGCTGATTGTGCGGGAGTTTTCGCCGATGAGCTCGAACTGGCGGTCGACCGAAGTTGCCGATGAGTATCTGGAGCGGAATGGGATTCCGGTGATCGGCGAGGTGGATACGCGGGCCGTGGTGCGACATCTGCGGGCCAACGGTGTGATGCGCGGCGTGATTGCCAGCGGCGAGAGCCTGGATGAGGCGGCGCTGGTGGCGAAGGCCAAGGCGATCCGCAAGATGGATGGGAACGATCTGGCTTCGGTTGTGACGACGAAGGTTATCTATGAGTGGTCTTCGACGGAGCCTAAGAATCAGACTGGCGACAAGTGGCTGCCGGCTGAGGACTCCGCCAAGGATAGCGACGAGATGCATGTGGTCGCGTATGACTTTGGGATCAAGGACAACATTCTGCGGATGCTGACGCGTGAGGGTTGCCGCGTGACTGTGGTGCCTGCTCGGACGTCTGCTGAGGATGTCATGGCGTTGAAGCCGGATGGGATTTTCTTCTCGAACGGGCCGGGCGATCCGGAGCCTCTGGACTATGCGATTGAGAATGTGCAGAAGCTGAAAGGACAGGCTCCGCTGTTTGGGATCTGTCTTGGGCACCAGATCTTTGGGCTGGCGCTTGGGGGCAAGACCTACAAGCTGAAGTTTGGGCATCACGGCGGGAACCATCCGATTCTGAATCACCGGACGGGGAAGGTGGAGATCACGGCGCAGAACCATAACTACAACGTCGATCCTGAGAGTCTGCCGAGCGATGTGGAGAAGACGCATACGAACCTGAACGATCAGACGCTGGCTGGACTGCGGCATAAGACCGATCCGATGTTCAGCGTGCAGTATCACCCGGAGGCTAGCCCGGGGCCGCATGACTCGCATTATCTTTTCAGGGATTTTCGGAAGATGATGGAAGAGTGGAAGAAGTAAGGCTTTGAAAGGGCGCGGCTTCAGCCGCGCCAATTTGTATGAAGAGAATGGGGCTTCAGCCCCCGAGGGAGCCGATGAGACCGACGCGCGAGGTAGCCACGAATAACGGGCAAACCTACTTCGTGACTTCGAATTCGGCTGGACGACAATGCTTTTTTCGGAATGAGCGGTGGGCTGATTTGTTTACCGCTAGCTTGCTTTCTTATAGGCCTGATCGGTTTGCGCTTCATGCGTTTACCGTGATGCCTGATCATTTCCATGCTTTGCTTACACCCAGAGATAGCCTTGAACGAGCGGTTCAGTTCATCAAGGGCGGGTTTTCGTTTCGGGCTAAGAAAGAGCTGGGATGGAATGGCGATGTGTGGGTTGCGGGTTTTTCCGATCATCGGATTCGAGATGTGGCGGATTGTGACGTGCATATTCAGTACATCGAGCGGAATGCGGTGAAGGCCGGAATTGTGAGTAGGGCAGAGGAGTATTTATATTGCTCGGCTTCGGGGAGATTTGAGTTGGATGAACTCCCTCGGGGGCTAAAGCCCGGTTTTGTGGTGGGCCTTGACGGCGGGGCTAAAGCCCTGCCCTTTCAAAGCAACGGACAAAGCAACAGCAGCAGCCAAAGCAAAAGCAACGGACGAAGCAACAGCAGCAGCCAAAGCAACGGCAACAACATGGATGGCGGGATGGATGTCGCGCCGCTAGAACGTAAGGAAAGCTAAGAAGATGCCGCGTAGGAATGATATTGCGAAGATTTTGGTGATCGGCTCTGGGCCGATTGTGATTGGGCAGTCGGCTGAGTTCGATTACTCGGGGACACAGGCTTGTAAGGCTCTGAAGGCTGAGGGCTATGAGGTCGTGCTGGTGAACTCTAACCCGGCTTCGATCATGACTGATCCTGAGGTGGCGGATCGGACTTATATTGAGCCTCTGACGACGACTTATGTTGAGGAGATTCTGCGGGTTGAAGTGGAGATGCTCGCGGCGTCCGGGAAGAAGGGGGTGTTTGCGGTGCTGCCTACGGTGGGTGGGCAGACGGCGCTGAATCTGGCGGTGGATCTGGCGGATTCCGGCGTGCTCGAGAAGTACGGCGTGGAGCTGATTGGGGCGAAGCTGGAGGCAATCAAGAAGGCTGAGGACCGGCTTCTGTTCAAGGATGCGATGAACAAGATCGGGCTGGATATGCCGAAGTCGCAGCTTGTGAACAATGTCAGCGATGGTCTGGCGTTTGCGGGGAAGATCGGGTTTCCGGCGGTGATTCGGCCGAGCTTTACGCTGGGCGGAAGTGGCGGCGGCATCGCCTATAACCGCCAGGAGATGACTGAGATTCTCTCCCGCGGCATCGATCTCTCGCCGGTCTCCGAGTGCTTGATCGAAGAGAGCGTTCTGGGCTGGAAGGAGTACGAGCTCGAGGTCGTACGCGACCTCAAAGATAACGTCATCATCATCTGCTCGATTGAAAACTTTGACCCCATGGGCGTGCATACGGGCGACTCGATTACCGTGGCTCCGGCGCAGACGCTGACCGACCGCGAGTATCAGGCGATGCGCGATGCGGCGATTGCGGTGATCCGTGAGATCGGCGTCGAGACCGGCGGCAGCAACGTGCAGTTCGCGGTCAATCCGCAGAACGGCCGCATGACCGTGATCGAGATGAATCCGCGTGTGTCGCGGTCTTCTGCTCTAGCTTCAAAGGCTACTGGATTTCCGATTGCGAAGATCGCTGCCCGCCTTGCGGTTGGCTACACGCTGGATGAGTTGCAGAACGACATTACCAAGGCCACGCCCGCTTGTTTCGAACCCACCATCGACTATGTCGTCGTCAAGATTCCCAAGTGGCAGTTCGAGAAGTTTCCCGGTGCGGACGAGAACCTGTCCGTTCAGATGAAGTCTGTCGGCGAGGTCATGGCGATTGGGCGGACCTTCAAGGAAGCGATGATGAAGGCGGTTCGGTCGCTGGAGACGGGCAAGAAGGCTACGGCGGATGACATTGAGCCGAGGCGTTTGACGCAGAGGCTGGTTACGCCGCATCCGGAGCGTTTGAGCTACGTGCGGTATGCGTTTGAGCGTGGGATGACGGTGCGTGAGGTCTCACGCATGACGGGGATGGACCCGTGGTTCCTGCACCAGATGAAGCAGATCACGGATGAGATCAAGGCTATCGGGTCTGCGACGATGGAGACTGTGACGGCTGAGGAGCTGCGTGCGGCGAAGCGGATGGGGATCTCCGATGAGCGGCTGGCTGCGGGTTGGGGGCTGACGGGCGCGGAGGGTACGGCGGCTGTTCGGGCGCTGCGCAAGAAGCTGAACGTGATGCCGGTGTACAAGATGGTGGATACGTGTGCGGGCGAGTTCGAGAGCTTCACGCCGTACCTGTATAGCTGCTACGACGAAGAGGACGAGGCGGCGCCGACGGGGAAGAAGAAGATTCTGATTCTGGGCAGTGGGCCGAACCGGATCGGGCAGGGGATCGAGTTCGACTACTGCTGCTGCCATGCGGCGTTTGCGCTGCGTGAGGATGGCTACGAGACCATCATGGTCAACTGCAATCCGGAGACGGTTTCGACGGACTACGACACCTCCGATCGGCTTTACTTTGAGCCGCTGACGCTGGAGGACGTGCTTGGGGTTTATGAGCATGAGGCGCAGAGCGGTGCGGAGATCGGGATGATCGTGCAGTTTGGCGGGCAGACTCCGCTGAACCTTTCGCTGCCGCTGAAGAAGGCCGGCGTGCCGATCATTGGGACTTCGCCGGAGTCGATCGACCTGGCTGAGGACCGGAAACGGTTCGGCAAGCTGATTGAAGAGTTGGAGATCCCTCAGCCTGAGGGTGCGCTGGCTACCAGTGTTGCCGAGGCTGTGGCGGGCGCGAATCGCGTGGGGTACCCGGTGCTGGTCAGGCCCAGCTATGTGCTGGGCGGACGGGCGATGGTGATCGCATATGACGATGAGGCGGTGATCAAGTACATGAGCACGGCGATCGAATACTCGCAGGAGCGGCCGGTGCTGATCGACCACTTCCTGGAGGATGCGACGGAGTGTGATGTGGACGCGCTTTGCGATGGCGACGATGTGGTCATTGCGGGGATCATGCAGCATATCGAAGAGGCTGGGATTCACTCGGGCGACTCTTCTTGTGTGCTGCCTTCGGTCGATTTGACGGATGAGGTCAAGGAGACGATTCGGACGTACACGCGGGCGCTGGCGAAGGCGCTGGATGTGATCGGGCTGGTGAATATCCAGTTTGCGATTCAGCGTGGCAAGGTGTTTGTGATCGAGGTGAATCCTCGTGCGTCGCGCACGGTGCCTTATGTTTCGAAGGCTACAGGCGTGCCGCTGGCTAAGATTGCAAGCCGTATCATGGTGGGGCGGAAGCTGAAGGAGTTGCTGCCGGAGTATGTGGCGAGCGGTCAGGATCTGGGGACGGGGTCGCACTACTTTGTGAAGTCGCCTGTGTTCCCTTGGGGCAAGTTCCCGGGCGTGGATACGGTGCTTGGGCCGGAGATGAAGTCGACCGGTGAGGTGATGGGCGTGGCGGATAACTTTGGCGAGGCGTTTGCGAAGGCGCAGATTGCCGCGGGCCAGGTGCTGCCGATGCAGGGGACGGTGTTCCTGAGCGTCAACGACCATGACAAGGATGGCGCGGTGAAGCTGGCACGACAGTTTGTGGAGATGGGGTTCCACCTGGTGGCGACGCATGGGACTGCGGCGGTGCTCGAAGAGGCTGGGCTGCAGCCGGAGCGGGTGTTCAAGGTGAAGGAAGGGCGGCCGAATGTCGTCGACTTGATCAAGGGCGACCGGATTCAGATGATCATCAACACGCCGCGCGGGCAGGATACGTTCTTCGACGAGAAGGCGATTCGGCGGGCTGCGGTGCTGGCGAGGATTCCTACGATCACGACGCTGGCTGCGGCCAGGGCTGCGGCTGAAGGGATTCAGTCGTTGCAGTCCGGGGAGTTGAGTGTGGTGGCCTTGCAGGAGTTGCATGCGTGTCGGGTGATGGAGACGGCTCAGGCTTTGAAGTAGGCTGAGTCGTCTTTGTGGGGCTTCAGGTCTGGCCAGTTTTGATCAGAGCGTTCATGCTGGCCGGACCAATCGACCATTTTTTGGGTGTTTGTGGGGATTTGTGGTGAGTTTTAGGCTTTGCTTCGGTTTTTCTACCTTTTTCTTTGGGTTTTCCGGGCAAAGGAGTGCGGCTTTGTGGTGAGAACTGCACCGCAAATGACCACAAGAACACCATACAGGCACCACAAAGTCACCACGAACCTGGAGGCCGTGATTACCGAAAACAACGACTTTCAGGGTGACTCGAACGTTTGCACACTTTATCAATCCGAGCAGTTCCGAGTCGTTATGATCGTGGGGTGCCTAAAAGCTCCGCAAGAGTTCTCGTCGCAGGGTTGATCCTTGGAAGCGTTCCCGGCTTGTATCCATCACGATTGCATCTTCTCGCCGATACTTCTCTCCTCGTTGGGGTGCTACTCATCGTCTTCGCCTCGTTGCGAGGTGGGTTGAATCAACCAAAAAGAGCATTGATTCTTATCGGCTATTGCAATCTAGCTTTCTGGCTCTCCTACGTCGTGTGGATGCTTCGACTAAAGATGGTGGGGCCTTCACCTGACATTGGGATCGACCCTTTCGCCGGAGTGCTTGCAGAGTGGTTTGTGCTGTTAGTCCTCGGCTCAGCCTATGAAGTGATTGTCTTTACACGGGGGATCTTCTCTCAACAGCAACGACGCATCGCACTGGTGGGAATGGGAGTCTTGCTTATCCAGATCCTCACATCCATTCAGGTCTCTTATCGCCTTTTGCAGGGGATCTAGACCGGACCTGCCGCAAAACGGGGTTGTCGGCAACTTCGAGCGCCTCAGACGGCCCAAAAAGTCGTCATTGCCGAAAACGACGACTTTGCGGGAACCTCGACGATTGCTCCGTCATCTGAACTTTTCGCTGGGGGGCCACACGGCGAAGGTGAACGAGTGGCGTAGGTGTATTCTCACAATGTGGCTTTCGACCCTCAATTAATCGAAGCACAAATGAAGCTCGGTACGATCCACCCAGAGGAGATGCCCGCTCTGGCTTGGGACGCGCTGGAGGCAGGTTTTGATGGTCCTTGCATCCGGAGGGTCGCAGCGATGATCAGACCTTCGGGGTGGGAAGTAGATCAGCAGATGCCTGGCTTTATGGGAGAAGCTGGCCTCAAGAACATTCCGCTTGAAGAAGCGTCGATCCGAGTAGCACGGCAACTTGCGAGCAGGATCCTGTCAGAGCGGCGGGACCCACTTGAATATTCTAAAGACTTTGAGCTGATCTGGATCCAATCAAACTATGCCAAAGCAATTCAGGATGTCGGGTCACTCGATGATCAGAAAGCTGTTGGTCTACAAACAGAGGCCAAACTTCGCGAGTACGCTCGCAGCCTGCTTCTAGAGTTGCTAGACAACCCTCTTCCTTAGCCAAGCCGACCTTGTCGTCACTGAACCCCGCATCGACTAAGTACAGCGTTGCGCCTTGGAACGGCGTTTTGAGCAACTTCGACCCGGTCGGACTGCCAAGCCGGGCGTGATTGCCGAAGACGAGACTTTGAGGGAGTTGACGGCTCCTATCTTCGTTCAAGAAGAACCGATTGTTTTGGCGCTGTAGAATCCCCGGTATGCTTCTGAAAAGTTTCCTCTTCTGCGCCTTCGCAATGATGGGTGCTGGCTCAGGTTTGGCACAGCAAGATATGGAACACATGGTGTTGAAAGTGGGCGGGGTTTACTACTTCGGCTACGGCGGTGTGGACCTGTCCAAGTTACGTGCGCTCTTGCCGTTACACGCGGGAGACAACTTCAGCTATGCAACGTTCGATGAAGATGAAGCAGCGGCTGCTGTGACCCACGTGACAGGCAAGCCGCCAACCGATATCAGCGAAGTCTGCTGCGATGAAGCCAAGAAGGTGACTTTCTATGTCGGCCTTGCGGGAACAACGTCTCGAACGCTGCCGTCAAATGTTCCTCCCACAGGTGCCGACCACGTAGCACCTGAGGCGCTTGCGCTCTACGATGCGGAGATGACAGCCCTCGGGCTAGCGATGGCTGCGGGGCGAAACGGCGAAGATGATTCGCAGGGTTACACGCTTTTGAATGATCCTGCATCCCATGCGATCAACCTGAAGATGCGTGCCTATGCCGTCGGCCGAGAGGCAGAGATCACGAGGGTGCTCGAACACGCCTCAAATGTCAAACAGCGGCAGGTGGCGGCGGCCTTGCTGGGGTATGTCCAGCGATCGTCAACGCAGGTGAGCGCTTTGGAACGGGCGATTCTGGATGCAGATGGCGGCACACGGAACAACGCCGTGCGGGCGCTGGCGGTTCTAGCTGCTGCCCAGGACGCCACACCGTTCGAGATTGATCCAAATCCTTTGATAGCGTTGTTGTACTCGGGGAAGTGGACAGATCGCAATAAAGCGAGCGCTTTGCTGAGTCGGATCACGGAAAAGGAAAATCCTGCGCTTTTAAGGGCGCTGCGGCAGCAAGCTCTTCCCGTTCTAATCGAAGGAGCCTCCTGGGACGAAGGGCATGGGATCGCGTTTGTCCTAATCCTTGGACGTGTTCTTGGTGTCACGCCGGGGAGTGTGAAAGAGATGATTGCGGCTGGGACATGCTGCGGCGAACGCAGATAGCGCTATAGGCTTCGTTCAAGAAAACGGGGTTTTGGGAAGTGTGGAGGAGAACGGTCGTTTGCTTCCGCAAACGATGCCCACCCTCACCGACGATAGGACCGTCGGTGAGGATGGGGCACACGGAGGTTGTGGTTTGTTGGTATAAACGGGGTTTTGGGAAACATGGTGAGACGGTCGTTTGCTAGCGCAAACGATACCCCACCCTATCCAACGATGAAACCGTTGTCTGAGGATGGGGCACCCGATTGTTGCGGGTTATTCGTCGAGGGCTAGTTTGGCGCCGATGGCGTAGCCGATCATGGAGAGGGGAATCCAGGTGCCGACGAGGAGTCCGTCGCCGCCCATGAGGCCGGAGCCGTTGCTGATGTCGAAGAAGGTGCGGTAGAGCTTCTCGGCGGCGCCGCATTTTTCGCAGAGACCGTTGCCGGTGGGGAGGTCGAGGACCCAGACGCAGATGATGGAGAAGAAGACCAGGCCGGCGATCCAGACGTACTTGGCGATGGGGTTGGGTTCGACCTTCATCATGATGAAGCCGACGACCATGGGCATCAGGAGCGCGAGGGCGGTGCCGAGGATCTTGGGGCCGCTGGCCTCGATGCTGGGGCCGGTGAGGGAGATGATGAAGACGACGGTGGCGAGGACGAGGACGGCGACCAGGGCGTGTGCGGCAAACCACATGGACTCGCGTCCGAGGTCTCCTGCGGACTTGCCGTGCGAGTATTCAAATTCATCGATCATGGCTTTGTTTATACGGTATCCGGGTGGATTTTTGTATGTCTTTCTTCGGTGTGAATCTGGGTTTGGCGCGGGTGGTCCTGAGTGGTTACGGAGGGAGCCGGGGAGAATTCGTTTTGGGTTTCGTTCCGGCGTGCAGGATGAGGGTACTCGCTGGCTCTTAGAATAGGAAGATGCTGCTTGAAGGAATCTTTCTGCCGTTGACGACGCCGTTCCGTCCTGAGGGACGGTTGTACCTGCCGAAGCTGGAATATAACGTGGATCGCTATAGCCGGACGCCGGCTGCGGGGATGCATATCCTGGGGGCGAATGGGGAGGCCGATGGGCTGACCGACCATGAGGCTTGCGAGGTGCTGGGAACGGCGATTGCGGCGGCGGCGAAGGAGAAGGTGATGATCGCGGGGGTGGGGCGGGAGAGTGTATTTGCGACGCTGGCGCTGG is a window of Granulicella tundricola MP5ACTX9 DNA encoding:
- a CDS encoding Rieske (2Fe-2S) protein, giving the protein MAQWVRLFGVGEGPEEGKVMEAEVEGVSICVAKTGGELCAVDNWCPHRRGPLGQGWMEGNAVVCPWHSWAFDVRTGIADYPEKERVDVFPLKVEGDDVLVDIS
- a CDS encoding REP-associated tyrosine transposase, with the protein product MRPTREVATNNGQTYFVTSNSAGRQCFFRNERWADLFTASLLSYRPDRFALHAFTVMPDHFHALLTPRDSLERAVQFIKGGFSFRAKKELGWNGDVWVAGFSDHRIRDVADCDVHIQYIERNAVKAGIVSRAEEYLYCSASGRFELDELPRGLKPGFVVGLDGGAKALPFQSNGQSNSSSQSKSNGRSNSSSQSNGNNMDGGMDVAPLERKES
- the carA gene encoding glutamine-hydrolyzing carbamoyl-phosphate synthase small subunit; this translates as MQAVLALEDGRIFRGKGYGAATECSGEVVFNTSLTGYQEIFTDPSYAGQIVVLTNPHIGNYGTTPHDAESAKPMIEGLIVREFSPMSSNWRSTEVADEYLERNGIPVIGEVDTRAVVRHLRANGVMRGVIASGESLDEAALVAKAKAIRKMDGNDLASVVTTKVIYEWSSTEPKNQTGDKWLPAEDSAKDSDEMHVVAYDFGIKDNILRMLTREGCRVTVVPARTSAEDVMALKPDGIFFSNGPGDPEPLDYAIENVQKLKGQAPLFGICLGHQIFGLALGGKTYKLKFGHHGGNHPILNHRTGKVEITAQNHNYNVDPESLPSDVEKTHTNLNDQTLAGLRHKTDPMFSVQYHPEASPGPHDSHYLFRDFRKMMEEWKK
- a CDS encoding alpha/beta hydrolase — encoded protein: MANPKQKKHVPTPRQYPPRPPAGPPEVVNPIWLLKAVGITIAAALICAYLTLCLLVYQGQWQLVLHPTVSTEALTLPDATTIRFGAAETGQPALSGLYLPASTPSDRTILYLPDATGSLAANAATLTQLHTLPLNLFAFDYRGFGASARTQHPTELRMTEDAESALDYLINTRHIRPQTIVPYGVGLGASLAATLAARHPELPAVILESAVPDVLTQARADSRAGLVPLSLLFHEQFLIAPTLSTLTTPKLLLTTGPSPITPHATPETLYRNAHAPSRTTHLISPQDPQFPTVIQRFLDEYLH
- a CDS encoding DoxX family protein, encoding MTRQLNRLQPWGICLLRIVLGVAMTYHGYQHLIPPGGLHRSNPLGGFDYFNHFVVSLGLPYWLGYVSVCTEFLGGLCLVLGFLTRSAAFMVAGNMLVALIKVNLHHGYAGSEYTLALIAMALLLVLTGSGTLALDRRLGLS
- a CDS encoding DUF1501 domain-containing protein; its protein translation is MANIRQTLMDRSDWGCDMQGRDVARRGLAGGATRRGFMKGGALALIGTSVIPGFLLRSVMAEATTAAASNKRLVVLFQRGAADGLNIVVPYQEKNYYAMRPTIAIQQKDVLDLNGFFGLHPAMAAFKPLYDQGHLAVIHAAGSTDTTRSHFDAQDFMESGTPGVKSTQDGWLNRALLAGPVPAGAPSAFRAVALGTQVPRTLQGKMPAIAVSNLADFSVGGKGPTTSAISNAFQAMYDESSDAVLHGTGQETFEAVKMLKAADPAHYQPAAGVTYPNTPFGNSLKQIAQLMKANLGVEAAFSDIGGWDTHQNQGAATGQLANRLTEFANGIAAFWKDMGDGAENITLVTMSEFGRTAKQNGTGGTDHGHANAMFVLGGTVKGGKVYGKWPGLDNAQLNEGRDLAVTTDFRRVLGEAAYKTLGARKLETVFPGAQLDPSGFLNFV